One stretch of Podospora pseudoanserina strain CBS 124.78 chromosome 4, whole genome shotgun sequence DNA includes these proteins:
- a CDS encoding hypothetical protein (COG:S; EggNog:ENOG503NU0C), whose translation MISLDWGSRKQETGNSQVGHSPLLHCAKSAVEICIHYNGPGKDIGLTEFDSWNYEGDDKPADLKKGHVSDEGDFINRAKKKFTPYYQLLVPWVNRLRRKVFPSGERWKKPQPNLYFEMRKIPSEAVAEKVEEAGHNQTCISR comes from the coding sequence ATGATCTCCTTAGATTGGGGATCCCGAAAGCAAGAAACAGGTAATTCGCAGGTAGGGCACAGTCCGCTACTACACTGCGCCAAGTCGGCGGTTGAAATATGTATCCACTACAATGGACCGGGTAAAGACATTGGACTAACTGAGTTTGACAGCTGGAATTACGAGGGTGATGACAAACCGGCAGACCTAAAGAAAGGGCATGTATCTGATGAAGGAGATTTCATCAATAGGGCAAAGAAGAAATTCACGCCTTATTACCAGCTATTAGTCCCATGGGTCAATAGACTACGGAGGAAGGTATTTCCGAGCGGTGAGAGGTGGAAGAAGCCACAACCAAACCTGTATTTCGAGATGAGGAAGATCCCTTCCGAAGCGGTGGCGGAGAAGGTGGAAGAAGCTGGCCACAACCAAACCTGTATTTCGAGATGA
- a CDS encoding hypothetical protein (EggNog:ENOG503NZGI; COG:S) has product MADELARLREALAQAKLQASEQQRLREEAENRAFDEQRRREEEQRRREEEQRRREEEQRRREKAEEIARKSQLQALEGYLETCHSLSLAIQVVTDRSLTTQGDTTNPVGRLYPQRIAEWHDFPARQEEIWKQLSIPSFADNPVFPSQHQMAYVESLINPISSEQGLRSFERDTVENAVQKLFAAVSENTQLRDSLGLRGTVMFESHTNLGTVDDTLSKPLERMSLAGSHATDTPLTTTAAIRKPRRGAKGKGNRADQFCIYRTADGANIPAMAIEYKAPHKLSQDEIVTGLASDIQPRRDVINKDCEGFVLASRALAAAVVTQLFSYMVGKGMQYGYVCTGQVFVFLYIPDDPATVFYHVCVPNLDVIEDDENRLHRTAVAQVFAFILQAVLTPPPPQSWHDAAERLDIWDVEFEDVLSKIPVTVRKDKEHASPYKPQRWRGFTRSPIRTRLSCKQASIESGLPHEDDDEPPPPSPTADRLTRSGRKPATSGASGGAVATSDASSGKGGGGRGRRPDIQDRAYCTHQCLVGLALGGPIDPSCPNAPYHKPGHISRVDFLHLLRAQLAGDRGRDADSAPLYLAGAVGSLFKVRLSTHGYTLVAKGVESANRGRLQNEEKIYNQLSVIQGRHVPVCLGLIDLVLPYYCDGRVSEHFLLLSWAGQPLSKCVDRIDKVVAVDAIAIAYTELHRLRVLHCDAELRNVMYNRNIMVVDFERAEVRSRQPLGPLSPNGQNRKRKRELPQKKCKDPFTEELQKVVRDISGYFGQS; this is encoded by the coding sequence ATGGCCGACGAGCTTGCCAGACTACGAGAGGCTCTTGCGCAAGCTAAGCTCCAGGCTTCGGAGCAACAACGCCTGCGCGAAGAAGCGGAGAATCGCGCCTTCGATGAGCAACGCCGACGAGAAGAGGAGCAACGCCGACGAGAAGAGGAGCAACGCCGACGAGAAGAGGAGCAACGCCGACGCGAAAAAGCTGAAGAGATTGCAAGAAAATCGCAGCTACAAGCACTGGAGGGTTATCTTGAGACCTGTCACTCTCTCAGTCTTGCTATCCAGGTCGTCACCGACCGTTCTCTGACCACCCAAGGTGACACGACCAATCCCGTCGGCCGTCTTTACCCCCAACGAATCGCTGAATGGCACGACTTTCCAGCAAGGCAAGAGGAAATATGGAAACAGCTCTCCATCCCGTCCTTCGCCGATAACCCTGTGTTCCCATCCCAACACCAGATGGCCTATGTTGAGTCTTTGATCAACCCGATCAGCAGCGAGCAAGGCCTTCGCTCCTTCGAGCGCGACACCGTCGAGAATGCAGTACAGAAGCTGTTTGCTGCAGTATCCGAAAACACGCAGCTCCGAGACTCCCTTGGCCTACGGGGAACCGTGATGTTCGAGAGCCACACGAATCTCGGCACCGTCGACGACACACTTTCCAAGCCTCTCGAGCGCATGTCCCTTGCCGGGAGCCATGCCACAGATACACCCCTCACAACGACCGCAGCGATCCGAAAACCGCGTCGCGGCGCGAAAGGGAAAGGCAACCGAGCGGACCAGTTTTGCATATACAGGACGGCAGACGGCGCCAACATCCCGGCGATGGCCATTGAGTACAAGGCGCCACACAAGCTAAGCCAGGATGAAATTGTTACCGGGTTGGCGTCTGATATCCAACCGAGACGAGACGTGATCAACAAGGACTGCGAGGGCTTTGTCCTCGCGTCGAGGGCGCTCGCCGCCGCTGTCGTTACCCAACTCTTCTCCTACATGGTCGGCAAGGGCATGCAGTATGGATACGTCTGTACGGGACAAGTCTTCGTCTTTCTCTATATTCCAGACGATCCCGCCACGGTCTTCTACCACGTGTGCGTGCCGAATTTGGATGTgatcgaggacgacgagaACAGACTTCATCGCACGGCTGTCGCGCAGGTCTTCGCCTTCATACTCCAGGCCGTCCTTACGCCACCGCCCCCACAATCCTGGCACGACGCCGCTGAACGACTTGACATTTGGGACGTGGAGTTCGAAGATGTGCTGAGCAAAATCCCAGTGACAGTTCGCAAGGACAAAGAACACGCTTCCCCATACAAGCCTCAGCGCTGGCGCGGCTTTACTCGCTCGCCAATTCGGACTCGATTAAGTTGCAAGCAGGCCAGCATCGAGTCCGGTCTACCAcatgaggacgatgatgaaccgccacccccttcaccgaCGGCGGATCGGTTGACTCGTTCTGGCAGGAAACCTGCGACATCAGGCGCCTCTGGCGGCGCGGTCGCCACATCGGACGCAAGCTCTGGAAAAGGAGGTGGcggaaggggaaggcggcCAGACATACAAGACCGAGCGTACTGCACCCATCAGTGCCTTGTTGGGCTTGCACTTGGCGGCCCGATAGACCCGTCCTGTCCGAACGCCCCTTATCATAAACCAGGCCACATTAGCCGCGTCGACTTTCTGCATCTTCTTCGTGCACAGCTGGCCGGTGACCGCGGCCGTGACGCCGACTCCGCACCGCTGTACCTGGCGGGAGCTGTCGGGTCGCTCTTCAAGGTCCGACTGTCCACCCACGGTTACACACTTGTTGCCAAGGGCGTCGAGTCAGCAAATCGTGGCCGCCTACAGAATGAGGAGAAAATTTACAATCAGCTCTCTGTTATCCAGGGGAGGCACGTTCCGGTATGTCTCGGTCTAATAGACCTGGTCCTCCCATACTACTGCGATGGCCGTGTTTCCGAGCACTTCCTGCTGCTTAGTTGGGCTGGGCAGCCACTGTCCAAATGCGTCGACCGGATCGACAAGGTGGTTGCCGTCGACGCAATCGCCATCGCCTATACCGAACTTCATCGGCTCCGAGTTTTACACTGCGATGCGGAATTACGCAACGTCATGTACAACCGAAATATTATGGTCGTTGACTTCGAGAGAGCAGAGGTCCGCAGTCGCCAGCCTCTTGGCCCGCTCAGCCCAAACGGCCAAAAccggaagaggaagagggaacTACCACAGAAGAAATGCAAGGATCCTTTCACAGAAGAACTACAAAAGGTTGTGAGAGACATCTCGGGATATTTCGGGCAAAGTTGA
- the HST3_2 gene encoding NAD-dependent deacetylase hst3 (COG:B; COG:K; EggNog:ENOG503NV2F) codes for MERQPALDPSTATFGVPLHLPLLENAQHLSRGGAGTSADDVILISSDDESDDDLDEGRSDIYFESLDRLLQNARNRVKFGRVTGTGKGVDAGSNDSDAPEPLVSSNAGPESQGEVSLNGDNDILLDGWEAEDIIGEEFYDDKPHYRVRL; via the exons ATGGAGCGCCAGCCGGCACTTGACCCCTCTACAGCGACCTTTGGGGTTCCTTTGCACCTCCCGCTGCTGGAGAATGCACAGCATCTTTCacgtggtggtgctgggacGTCAGCAGACGATGTTATCCTGATCTCGAGCGATGATGAgtctgatgatgatcttgacGAGGGCCGATCCGATATATATTTTGAGTCACTGGACAGGCTCCTACAAAATGCACGCAACAGGGTGAAATTCGGCCGTGTAACTGGTACAG GCAAAGGTGTCGACGCTGGTTCCAACGATAGCGACGCGCCAGAGCCCTTGGTTTCCAGCAACGCCGGCCCAGAGAGCCAGGGAGAAGTATCTCTTAACGGAGACAATGATATCCTACTTGATGGATGGGAAGCTGAGGACATTATCGGCGAGGAATTTTACGACGACAAGCCGCATTACCGGGTTCG GCTATAA